Proteins co-encoded in one Euleptes europaea isolate rEulEur1 chromosome 1, rEulEur1.hap1, whole genome shotgun sequence genomic window:
- the GRXCR2 gene encoding glutaredoxin domain-containing cysteine-rich protein 2 — MDELQKKLTQRHDARPRKVRFKISSAYSGRVLKQVYEDGQELEIPQEEYPHRFRHRSFEPRDHLFGIREAQEPRLCPPAKLNAQRISVFREGSKYTLTSSPSLLNDCQANDNRMHPPILDFGKIIIYTSNLKIIRTSMNKKELVRKLIQNDSVDDWSLTHREGRGENSNNKSDGDTKDTGHQLALNQHTQEGDDENSCTQCKGSGSAPCSVCHGSKFSMLANRFKESYRALRCPACNENGLQPCQTCAP; from the exons ATGGATGAGCTCCAGAAGAAACTGACCCAGAGGCATGATGCGAGACCCCGCAAAGTGAGATTCAAAATCTCATCTGCGTACAGTGGACGGGTCTTAAAGCAGGTATACGAAGATGGACAGGAACTTGAAATCCCACAGGAAGAATACCCTCATCGTTTTCGACACCGGAGCTTCGAACCCAGAGACCATTTGTTCGGGATCAGAGAAGCCCAAGAACCAAGGCTTTGCCCACCAGCTAAACTGAATGCTCAGAGGATCAGTGTATTCAGAGAAGGGAGCAAGTACACCCTCACGAGTAGCCCTTCCCTCTTAAATGACTGCCAGGCAAATGATAACCGTATG CATCCTCCCATTTTAGATTTTGGCAAGATTATCATCTACACCAGCAATCTGAAAATCATCAGAACGTCTATGAATAAGAAAGAGCTGGTAAGAAAACTTATTCAGAACGACAGCGTTGATGACTGGTCCCTCACGCACCgtgaaggaagaggagaaaacagTAACAACAAAAGCGATGGGGACACGAAGGACACAGGACACCAGCTTGCACTCAACCAGCATACGCAA GAAGGCGATGATGAGAACAGCTGCACCCAGTGTAAAGGATCTGGTTCTGCCCCTTGCTCTGTTTGCCACGGAAGCAAGTTTTCAATGTTGGCAAACCGATTCAAAGAGTCCTACAGAGCTCTGCGGTGCCCTGCTTGTAATGAAAATGGCTTACAGCCCTGCCAGACCTGCGCTCCGTGA